The DNA segment GCGGGGCAAATCAAAATTAATCACCGCCTCAAGGTCATCGATATCCAGACCTCTGGCTGCAACATCAGTAGCCACTAACAACGAGCAACTGCGATGGGAAAACTGCACCAAGATCTGGTCACGGTCACGCTGTTCCAAATCACCGTGTAATGCTTTGGCACTAAAACCCTGCTGGCATAAATATTCACAGACTTCCTTAACTACTTTGATGGTATTGCAAAATATCACCGCGGACTGAACGTCATAGTTGGCCAGTATGCGCTCTAAGCCATAGAGCTTGTTGTCTTTGCTGGTGATATATAGGGCCTGTTTGATATGAGCATTGCTATGAATAGACTCTACCGTGACTTCTACTGGCTCGCGCTGAAAGGCCGCACTGAGTGATTTTATTTTTTTTGGATAGGTGGCGGAAAATAACAGCGTCTGGCGCTGCTCTGGTGTCTCCCCAATAATAATCTCCATATCCTCATAAAAACCCATATCCAGCATGCGGTCAGCTTCATCTAGCACCAGTGTATTAATACGGGCCAGAGATAAGGTTTTTTTGCGCAAATGATCTTTAATTCTACCTGGGGTTCCAACAATAATATGGGCACCGTGTTCCAATGAACCAATCTGCGGACCGATAGACTGACCACCACATAAGACCACGACTTTAATATTTTGCTGATAACGGGCCAGCCTGCGAATCTCGGTAGCCACCTGGGTGCTAAGCTCCCGGGTTGGGCACAGTACCAGTGCCTGAGCACCAAAATCTCTGGGGTTAATGTTGGTCAGCATACCAATGGCAAAAGCGGCGGTTTTACCGCTACCGGTTTTGGCCTTGGCGATAAGGTCTTTACCTTCTAACACCAAAGGTAAGCTTTGCTGCTGGATGGAGGTCATTGCCTGATAACCCAGCTGTTGCAGGTTATCCAACTGGGCAGCGGGCAGGTTCAGGGTTGAGAATGCATTATCGGTCACAGGGGGCCTATTGGGGTACTTGGGCAGGTATCTGCCGAGAATTATAACAGGTTCCCCCCGATCATTCTGTAGCGCGGATTATAATCCACCCTACGAAGTTTAGCAGGGGTTTGTTGTAAACAGTTTTTGATAGGCCGACTTTAAAAAGTACAGAAATAATGCCGAGGAGATTCCCGAAGCAGCAAAGATCATACACATCACCATAATCTGGTAACGGGCAGCTATCAGCGGCGAAACGCCTGATAGGATTTGCCCGGTCATCATACCCGGCAGCGAAACCAAACCGACCGCAAATAATGAGTTAACCACGGGAATAAGCGATGCATTAAAGGCCACAGCCCTCGCCTGCTGAAAATCATCGCCATGCTGGATTTCGGATGAAAAGCGCTCCGCCGACAAACTCACGCTGGTCATGGCATTGGCGAAAACCATCCCCCCAAAGGAATCATATACTGTGGCGCATACCAGGGCTCTATCTTTAATACCGCCTGGCTGATAATCAACAGTGTGACACCACCACCGATGGCAATGGCCAAACAGGCTTTTAGTAATAATGCGCGGCGATACTCCAGTACCGTGTTCAAGGCTATCCAACTGGATACCACAATCATTAGTAGCAGCACTGCCAACACCACAATGGGTAGATCGGTAGAGAGCAGGTAGGCAAGACAGTAACCTACCGTGAGTAATTGCACCAGCATACGGGCCACTGCATAAGTGGCATTGCCGTAGTTGAGGGACCAGCGATAATAAACTAGCAACACGGCTATGACGGGAATAAATGCCAGAGCTAAATGAGCCAGTTCAACCGTTTTAATGGATGCCTCCATGACAATCTAGCAACAGGCTTCGCTGGTACCTGTACCCACCTGAAGCCCACCTTTGGTTTCTGCCACCGGGCGAAGTGTGCCCGCCGGTTTCGAGAAGCAGCCCAGGTTGGCTTCTTGTGCTGGCGACATACAAACAAAATCTTTGGCATAAGGGCCGTCTTTAATTAAGTCAAAGGTGCGACGGGAAACAGCGATACGCTCACCTCTGGGATAACGGTTGCCTAAATCATCAAACACTTCGCTATAAGGGCCGCGATATAAAACCGCCTCACC comes from the Oceanicoccus sagamiensis genome and includes:
- the dbpA gene encoding ATP-dependent RNA helicase DbpA gives rise to the protein MTDNAFSTLNLPAAQLDNLQQLGYQAMTSIQQQSLPLVLEGKDLIAKAKTGSGKTAAFAIGMLTNINPRDFGAQALVLCPTRELSTQVATEIRRLARYQQNIKVVVLCGGQSIGPQIGSLEHGAHIIVGTPGRIKDHLRKKTLSLARINTLVLDEADRMLDMGFYEDMEIIIGETPEQRQTLLFSATYPKKIKSLSAAFQREPVEVTVESIHSNAHIKQALYITSKDNKLYGLERILANYDVQSAVIFCNTIKVVKEVCEYLCQQGFSAKALHGDLEQRDRDQILVQFSHRSCSLLVATDVAARGLDIDDLEAVINFDLPRDPEIYIHRIGRTGRAGKEGLALAVFSDSEKYKVDAIAEYQAMPLDFEAIETLNSDKDAITEPPMVSLCIGGGRKEKVRPGDILGALTGDAGIQGKAVGKITVLDHVAYVAIERDVARQALKRLEQGKIKGRKFKVRRLR